One Candidatus Lernaella stagnicola DNA window includes the following coding sequences:
- a CDS encoding right-handed parallel beta-helix repeat-containing protein, translating to MRLTYLRLLVLVVAVLFVATCGSGGEDNSTLRGDTDGDDDDDVGDDDVGSDDDDDDDDNTPPPGDCVVPTDGMWILEDTVLCPSDEPYELEGSESGALFIASSDVTLTAYGVTLQGVGTGVGVSLYTDGLSDVEIAGLTLVNYDRGVAGYGSFTNITLRELTIADSGDAHVFIGPPGKAAGVCRNIRFLDLAVRDSYNTGVVCAECTESLMRGITSTNEREGVIESNLVLLGGSSNTIEDNTITTRNSAGCNAIWLSGVSETLVQNNHVDVGYKDGSHQHGSSWNVFAGNEFRVGFSAAYNVRVLDLDTGADKADRCHVYPKGYVPPTTKEIIPSTDNTYYGNSFATGLFKDESDRGTFCVDGSGNDYIDGASYQGPDENGGTCPD from the coding sequence GTGCGCCTGACTTATCTGCGGTTGTTGGTCCTCGTGGTCGCCGTGTTGTTCGTGGCGACCTGCGGCTCCGGCGGTGAGGACAATTCAACCTTGCGCGGTGATACCGACGGCGACGACGACGATGATGTCGGCGACGATGACGTCGGCAGCGACGACGACGACGATGACGACGACAACACACCGCCGCCCGGCGATTGCGTCGTGCCGACCGACGGCATGTGGATACTAGAAGACACCGTGTTGTGCCCGAGCGACGAACCTTACGAACTGGAAGGCTCGGAATCGGGCGCGTTGTTTATCGCCTCATCCGACGTGACGCTAACCGCTTACGGTGTCACGTTGCAGGGCGTCGGCACCGGAGTCGGCGTTAGCCTCTACACGGACGGTTTGAGCGACGTGGAAATTGCCGGGCTCACGCTGGTGAACTACGACAGAGGCGTGGCGGGGTACGGCTCGTTCACCAACATCACGCTGCGCGAGCTTACGATTGCCGATTCGGGCGACGCGCACGTCTTTATCGGCCCACCGGGCAAGGCTGCGGGCGTCTGCCGGAACATCCGCTTTTTGGACTTGGCGGTTCGCGACAGCTACAACACCGGAGTCGTGTGCGCGGAATGCACAGAATCGCTTATGCGCGGCATCACCTCGACCAACGAGCGCGAAGGCGTTATCGAGTCCAACCTCGTACTACTCGGCGGTTCGAGTAACACCATCGAAGACAACACGATTACTACCCGCAATTCCGCGGGCTGCAACGCCATCTGGTTGTCCGGAGTTTCCGAGACCCTGGTACAGAACAACCACGTCGACGTCGGCTACAAAGACGGTAGCCACCAGCACGGCAGTTCGTGGAATGTGTTCGCCGGCAACGAGTTCCGCGTGGGATTTTCCGCTGCTTACAACGTGCGGGTGCTGGATTTGGATACCGGCGCCGACAAAGCGGACCGCTGCCACGTCTATCCCAAAGGCTACGTACCTCCGACCACCAAGGAAATCATCCCCTCCACCGACAACACGTATTACGGAAACTCCTTTGCGACGGGGCTCTTCAAAGACGAATCGGATCGGGGCACGTTCTGCGTGGATGGCAGCGGTAACGACTATATCGACGGCGCGAGCTATCAGGGCCCGGACGAAAACGGTGGCACCTGCCCAGACTAA
- a CDS encoding outer membrane lipoprotein-sorting protein, translating into MKTKCLIAATILVLIAASLGLTEEMAARQIIEKADDLMRGATSYSELTMKVHSKHFDRAVGMKVWTQDRDKAFILVMSPAKDRGVAFLKQDREMWNYLPNVERTIKIPPSMMSQSWMGSDFTNNDLSRADTMIVDYDHHLAGTETIDGAECWKLELITKPDAPVVWSKIVTWVQKDNMVMRKTEYYDEDGRVARTMETSKIVKTKDGKLVASYWKMINHKKPGNYTEMIYDEVEFDVAIPAGTFTKRNLTRGVR; encoded by the coding sequence ATGAAAACGAAATGCTTGATTGCGGCGACGATACTCGTGCTGATAGCCGCGTCACTCGGCCTCACCGAGGAGATGGCGGCCAGGCAAATCATCGAGAAGGCCGACGACTTGATGCGCGGCGCGACAAGCTACTCGGAATTGACGATGAAGGTTCACTCGAAGCACTTCGACCGCGCCGTCGGCATGAAGGTGTGGACCCAGGACCGCGACAAGGCCTTTATTCTCGTGATGTCCCCGGCCAAGGATCGCGGCGTGGCATTCTTGAAGCAAGACCGCGAAATGTGGAATTACCTGCCCAATGTCGAGCGTACGATCAAAATTCCGCCCTCGATGATGTCCCAAAGCTGGATGGGCTCGGACTTCACCAACAACGACTTGTCGCGGGCCGACACGATGATCGTGGATTACGATCACCATCTGGCCGGCACCGAAACCATCGACGGCGCGGAGTGTTGGAAGCTGGAGTTGATCACCAAACCCGACGCGCCGGTCGTGTGGAGCAAGATCGTCACTTGGGTTCAGAAGGACAACATGGTGATGCGCAAAACCGAATACTATGACGAAGACGGCAGGGTAGCGCGGACCATGGAGACGAGCAAAATCGTCAAAACCAAAGACGGCAAGCTTGTCGCCTCCTACTGGAAAATGATCAACCACAAAAAACCCGGCAACTATACCGAAATGATTTATGACGAAGTCGAATTCGACGTGGCGATCCCGGCCGGGACGTTCACCAAACGCAACTTGACCAGGGGAGTGCGGTAA
- a CDS encoding YfhO family protein produces the protein MPEPLANRRLILAVHAAALAMILTFFTWHALGHAVPTGLAGPQCDNLTQALPKLAFYARELRAGRLPTWDPYAGTGAADYPIRSHVMYPTTLLTTVLLPPWLALLADYFLAFVIAYFLAFLFFRRSRAPAPLAAAAALAVVFGGLNLRYVFYPYFSQTAAWIPLVFLAVDGLFTGRRPARAIAWGGLALGMMILAGMLNYVIYTLVFGGLYVLWLTGQKRPEGDGAAPWWRFWLAAAAIVVVGFALGAARLAPLLEQLERLRGGYGKWEAFRGLLQTPSLLVASLAPGAFGEYRFRLLSTTLAYGMLAWAPAVAFVFGARKARIDWFWIGVVGVGLVTVVYSPLTRLLFHVLPGYAGFEPTRIWSVAGLGLLWLALRGLNEIAGGERGSRVLAIAAVIAGLWLAAFLALALRTSPINAWHLLPLAVGVTGLVAAWPLRRWAGREKAALMLAALLALEVFARAGVSAERIDTRRLYRETPITTTLRNASPPARVLRVGGRWGWIRDGRLYTQESLKFDGVEDLHAYSSMIDPSLRRVFDAYRARRDFGLSPFDEGAAIQPFLTGAPAENGFADSIGANFILSQEPLPGADIDSMLQEKARHGGLILYQNKDALPRAFWTAVGWVARNDDEMIAELGRQSDWSRGVWLDRIAPSAAQNDEVVAGLVRPLLRRPTYEKYEVTTPGGGYLVVTELYDKHWTATVNGQSAPVRRANLAFRGVAVKDTKSVVEFRYEPWPFYLGLAFSHLGAWAVVLLLWLGRLREPTRKEARPDPVP, from the coding sequence GTGCCCGAGCCATTGGCCAATCGTCGCTTGATCCTCGCCGTTCACGCGGCGGCGCTGGCGATGATACTTACTTTTTTCACGTGGCATGCGCTGGGGCACGCGGTGCCCACCGGTTTGGCCGGGCCGCAATGCGACAACCTCACCCAGGCCTTACCGAAACTAGCTTTTTATGCTCGCGAACTGCGCGCCGGTCGCCTGCCGACCTGGGACCCCTATGCGGGAACCGGCGCGGCGGACTACCCGATTCGCAGTCACGTCATGTATCCCACGACGTTACTGACGACCGTGTTGCTGCCGCCCTGGCTCGCCTTGCTGGCCGATTACTTTCTGGCCTTCGTGATCGCCTATTTCCTGGCTTTCCTCTTTTTCCGGCGCTCGCGCGCCCCGGCCCCTCTGGCGGCTGCGGCCGCGTTGGCGGTGGTCTTTGGCGGGCTGAATTTGCGCTACGTGTTCTACCCCTACTTCAGCCAGACCGCCGCTTGGATCCCGCTGGTTTTCCTGGCTGTCGACGGTCTCTTCACGGGGCGGCGACCGGCCCGTGCCATCGCGTGGGGTGGCTTGGCGTTGGGAATGATGATCCTGGCCGGCATGCTCAATTACGTGATCTACACCCTGGTTTTCGGCGGCCTCTATGTTCTGTGGCTCACCGGGCAAAAGCGCCCGGAGGGCGACGGGGCCGCGCCGTGGTGGCGGTTTTGGCTGGCGGCGGCGGCAATCGTCGTTGTCGGCTTCGCGCTCGGCGCCGCGCGTCTGGCGCCCCTGCTCGAGCAACTCGAACGGCTGCGCGGCGGCTACGGAAAGTGGGAAGCGTTCCGCGGCTTGCTGCAAACGCCCTCGCTACTTGTCGCCTCGCTCGCACCGGGAGCGTTCGGCGAGTATCGTTTTCGTCTCTTGTCCACGACGCTCGCGTACGGAATGTTGGCCTGGGCGCCGGCGGTCGCATTTGTGTTCGGGGCGCGCAAGGCGCGGATCGATTGGTTCTGGATCGGCGTGGTCGGCGTCGGCTTGGTCACGGTCGTGTACAGCCCCTTGACGCGGCTTTTATTCCACGTTCTGCCCGGCTACGCGGGTTTCGAACCGACGCGAATCTGGTCGGTGGCGGGCCTCGGTCTGCTTTGGCTGGCCCTGCGGGGACTGAATGAAATCGCCGGCGGCGAACGAGGTTCGCGCGTGTTGGCGATTGCCGCGGTGATCGCCGGCCTATGGTTGGCCGCTTTCCTTGCTCTGGCGCTACGCACGTCGCCAATCAATGCGTGGCACCTGCTGCCGTTGGCCGTCGGCGTGACGGGTCTGGTCGCCGCGTGGCCGCTGCGCCGGTGGGCCGGACGCGAGAAGGCCGCGCTGATGCTGGCGGCGTTGTTGGCGCTGGAAGTGTTTGCCCGCGCCGGGGTTTCGGCTGAACGAATCGACACCCGTCGTCTCTACCGCGAAACGCCCATCACCACCACGTTACGGAACGCGTCGCCACCGGCCCGCGTGCTGCGCGTGGGGGGCCGGTGGGGCTGGATTCGCGACGGCCGCCTCTACACCCAGGAGTCACTGAAATTCGACGGCGTCGAGGATCTGCATGCGTACAGTTCCATGATCGACCCTTCGTTGCGGCGCGTGTTCGATGCCTACCGGGCGCGGCGTGATTTCGGCCTCTCGCCCTTCGACGAAGGCGCCGCGATTCAACCCTTCCTCACCGGCGCACCGGCGGAAAACGGCTTTGCCGATTCGATCGGCGCCAACTTCATTTTGTCGCAAGAGCCCTTGCCCGGCGCGGACATCGACTCGATGCTGCAGGAAAAGGCGCGGCACGGTGGGCTGATTCTGTATCAGAACAAGGACGCGTTGCCGCGGGCGTTTTGGACAGCGGTCGGTTGGGTCGCTCGCAACGATGACGAGATGATTGCGGAACTGGGCCGACAGAGTGATTGGTCGCGCGGCGTCTGGCTCGACCGGATAGCGCCGAGCGCGGCGCAAAACGACGAGGTTGTCGCGGGGCTCGTTCGCCCACTCCTGCGCCGGCCGACCTATGAAAAATACGAAGTCACCACGCCGGGCGGCGGTTATTTGGTGGTGACCGAGTTGTACGACAAACACTGGACCGCCACGGTCAACGGGCAAAGCGCGCCGGTGCGACGGGCGAACCTGGCCTTTCGCGGCGTGGCGGTGAAGGACACGAAGAGCGTCGTCGAGTTCCGCTACGAACCCTGGCCCTTCTACCTCGGATTGGCGTTCTCCCATTTGGGAGCTTGGGCGGTCGTGCTGTTGCTGTGGCTCGGGCGGCTTAGGGAACCAACTCGAAAAGAAGCACGTCCTGACCCGGTACCGTGA
- a CDS encoding ABC transporter ATP-binding protein has product MAIVVCENVKKTYEVGKVLVPALRGVNLTINEGEFTAIAGPSGSGKSTLLNMIGALDVPTAGKVTVAGMDLRTKSATELSCLRRDRIGFVFQAYNLIPVLTAVENVEFILMIRGVSAGERRARSLAILKRVGLADMAHRRPNELSGGQQQRVAVARAIVSRPQLILADEPTANLDSKTSAGLIDLMLELNESEKMTFVFSSHDQLVMKRSHRLLILKDGQIVEDNQQNAA; this is encoded by the coding sequence ATGGCTATTGTGGTTTGCGAAAACGTGAAGAAAACCTACGAAGTGGGCAAAGTGCTGGTGCCGGCGTTGCGCGGCGTAAACCTGACGATCAACGAGGGCGAGTTTACGGCGATAGCCGGCCCTTCCGGATCGGGCAAGTCGACGTTGCTGAACATGATCGGCGCGCTGGACGTGCCTACCGCGGGCAAGGTGACGGTGGCCGGGATGGATTTGCGCACGAAATCGGCGACCGAACTCAGTTGCCTGCGGCGCGACCGAATCGGCTTCGTTTTTCAGGCCTACAACTTGATACCGGTACTGACCGCGGTGGAAAACGTCGAGTTCATTTTGATGATTCGTGGCGTGTCCGCCGGCGAACGGCGTGCCCGTTCTTTGGCGATACTCAAGCGGGTCGGTCTGGCCGACATGGCCCACCGGCGGCCGAACGAACTCTCGGGTGGGCAGCAGCAGCGCGTGGCCGTGGCGCGGGCGATCGTCAGCCGGCCGCAGTTGATCCTGGCCGACGAGCCCACCGCGAACCTGGACAGCAAGACCTCGGCGGGATTGATCGACCTGATGCTCGAACTCAACGAAAGCGAAAAGATGACTTTTGTCTTTTCAAGCCACGACCAACTCGTTATGAAGCGCAGCCACCGGTTGCTGATTCTCAAAGACGGCCAAATCGTGGAGGACAACCAACAAAATGCCGCGTAG
- a CDS encoding TetR/AcrR family transcriptional regulator, which produces MSEQQHDGRKLRGEKTRRAILMAAIQVLSEHGKAGFSARTVAEQAGISKAALFHHFANMDEIIRSLFFVIMSESDSEPRIEAGQNLKQYIETRLTRMVDFMERYGGTVSGYMHVVEIMRSHPVMGPELQSVLKEYQEEIAKHISALAGPDGDATRIRRALDTLAAILEGIGVLLAYYNEPDDFRDAIPDVARMFAKYIRGEI; this is translated from the coding sequence GTGAGTGAACAACAACACGACGGCCGCAAGCTGCGCGGGGAAAAAACCCGACGCGCGATTTTGATGGCGGCGATCCAAGTGCTTTCCGAACACGGCAAGGCGGGCTTTTCGGCGCGAACGGTGGCCGAGCAGGCCGGTATTAGCAAGGCGGCCCTTTTCCATCATTTTGCCAACATGGACGAAATCATTCGATCCTTATTTTTCGTCATTATGTCGGAAAGCGATTCCGAGCCGCGCATCGAGGCCGGGCAAAACCTGAAGCAGTATATCGAAACACGCCTGACCCGTATGGTGGACTTCATGGAGCGCTACGGCGGTACCGTGTCGGGGTATATGCATGTTGTCGAAATCATGCGTTCGCATCCGGTGATGGGGCCGGAGTTGCAAAGCGTGCTGAAGGAGTACCAGGAGGAAATCGCCAAGCACATCTCCGCCCTGGCCGGGCCCGACGGCGACGCGACGCGCATTCGTCGCGCGTTGGATACCTTGGCGGCCATCTTGGAAGGCATCGGCGTGCTGTTGGCCTATTACAACGAGCCGGACGATTTTCGCGACGCCATTCCGGACGTCGCCCGAATGTTTGCCAAATACATAAGGGGCGAAATATGA
- a CDS encoding ABC transporter permease, translating to MRILLVMAWRNLGRNRRRTAINLCAIAFATLTMVFMSAMQRGSYDQMIDSAVKMQTGHLQIQAEGYLEDHDIQLMVRDLDKVYQAVDTTPGVVGAVGRIRAGFLVAKEEESFVSLVTGTDAKREREISNLPNWVKQGDFLDPADPKGAVVGIRLAKNLEAEIGDELVLVGQAVDGSVAAEKVHIRGLLDTGVPDLDRMAVFVNLEPLQQIMMMDNSASAVAILLEGHQQVAATQAALQQKAQEINDTLVALTWKQVEPGIDQSIQLDNASGKVMVYMLLLVVAFGILNTFLMSAFERFREFGVLMAIGVKPRTCASLLLIESQILVVVGFVIGLIVGGGMALYFAGAGIPLGEAAGELMKQYGLSDRIFPTMNLGIAWLVFLQVWLTTLVVALYPAFKITRFRPLEALRYQ from the coding sequence GTGCGAATCCTACTCGTAATGGCCTGGCGAAACCTGGGCCGCAACCGCAGGCGCACGGCGATCAACTTGTGCGCCATCGCCTTCGCGACGCTGACGATGGTCTTCATGAGCGCCATGCAGCGCGGCTCTTACGACCAGATGATCGACAGCGCCGTGAAAATGCAGACCGGACACCTGCAAATCCAGGCCGAGGGCTACCTCGAAGACCACGACATTCAATTGATGGTGCGCGATCTGGACAAGGTGTACCAGGCCGTCGACACAACCCCCGGCGTCGTGGGCGCGGTGGGCCGCATCCGCGCCGGATTCCTGGTTGCCAAGGAAGAGGAATCGTTTGTTTCGCTGGTTACCGGCACCGACGCAAAGCGTGAGCGAGAAATTTCCAACCTGCCCAATTGGGTGAAACAAGGTGACTTTCTGGACCCGGCCGACCCGAAAGGCGCTGTGGTCGGCATCCGGTTGGCCAAAAACCTCGAGGCGGAAATCGGCGATGAACTCGTGCTCGTAGGGCAAGCGGTCGACGGCTCGGTGGCGGCGGAGAAGGTGCACATTCGCGGCTTGCTCGACACGGGCGTACCCGATTTGGACCGCATGGCGGTGTTCGTTAACTTGGAGCCGCTGCAACAGATCATGATGATGGACAACAGCGCCAGCGCCGTGGCGATCTTGCTGGAGGGTCATCAGCAAGTTGCGGCGACGCAGGCGGCGTTGCAGCAGAAGGCGCAAGAGATTAACGACACGCTCGTGGCGCTGACGTGGAAGCAAGTCGAACCGGGCATCGACCAAAGCATCCAACTCGATAACGCCTCGGGTAAGGTGATGGTCTACATGCTGCTGCTCGTGGTCGCCTTCGGAATCCTGAATACTTTTCTGATGAGCGCGTTCGAGCGATTCCGCGAATTCGGGGTACTCATGGCCATCGGCGTCAAACCGCGCACCTGCGCCTCTCTTCTGTTGATCGAAAGCCAGATCCTCGTGGTCGTCGGCTTCGTGATCGGTTTGATCGTCGGCGGTGGTATGGCGCTCTACTTTGCCGGCGCGGGAATCCCCCTCGGCGAGGCGGCCGGCGAGTTGATGAAGCAGTACGGCCTGTCCGACCGCATCTTCCCGACAATGAACCTCGGCATCGCCTGGCTCGTTTTCCTGCAGGTATGGCTGACCACCCTGGTTGTCGCGCTGTACCCGGCGTTCAAGATCACCCGCTTCCGGCCGCTAGAAGCGCTTCGCTATCAATGA
- a CDS encoding DUF2202 domain-containing protein has product MFAKRILVTLSITAAIMLALMMVPQSSTAQGKPSLDQKTQDALAASINDEYKAQALYAKIMEKFGPQRPFANIIQGESRHIEMLKPLFTRYGVEVPADDWASKLEAPGTMLEACKEGVTAEKENVAMYDGFLSFVKENDIREVFTYLRDASQNNHLPAFERCVARGGEMGPGRGMGRGQKDGMGQGRGGGQGRGR; this is encoded by the coding sequence ATGTTTGCTAAGCGAATTCTTGTCACGCTTTCGATCACGGCCGCGATCATGCTGGCGCTGATGATGGTGCCCCAGAGTTCAACGGCACAGGGAAAACCGAGCCTCGACCAGAAAACGCAAGACGCGCTGGCGGCTTCGATCAACGACGAATACAAAGCGCAGGCGCTGTATGCGAAAATCATGGAGAAATTCGGCCCGCAACGGCCGTTTGCCAACATCATCCAGGGCGAATCCCGACATATCGAGATGCTCAAGCCGCTTTTTACCCGCTACGGTGTGGAAGTACCCGCCGATGATTGGGCAAGCAAGTTGGAAGCTCCAGGCACGATGCTCGAGGCTTGCAAAGAGGGCGTGACCGCCGAAAAAGAAAACGTGGCGATGTACGATGGATTCCTATCCTTCGTCAAGGAAAACGACATTCGCGAGGTCTTTACCTATTTGCGTGACGCTTCGCAGAACAATCACTTACCCGCCTTCGAACGTTGCGTGGCCCGTGGCGGCGAAATGGGTCCCGGCAGAGGCATGGGCCGCGGCCAAAAAGACGGGATGGGCCAAGGACGCGGCGGTGGCCAAGGACGAGGCAGGTAG
- a CDS encoding FtsX-like permease family protein has translation MLLSKMLWLTAWRNLWRNKRRTLILLAAIVVGLLGVIFYIALVNAWWGQSVENAVAILTGHVQVQAPGYHENPQLKRNIAIDPALRPKIMNIDHVAGAAARIKTMILVSNSEKSEMAQLIATEPGHEPQVSMIPNSIVEGRWLTSKDERKIVIGRTMAERFKTKLNRRMIVRATAPSGEVVDQVFRIVGIYDTGLKSFDKSAVYVRLNDAQTMFGMENRATEWVVATQLPDHAVEVAALVGGLVPPKETVVTTWMDLNPLVVKTMELSQFFMWFFNMFFYLAMAFGVANTMLMSVLERTKEIGMMLALGVKRSMILTVILLEALLLACVAGIVGGALGGGLVGWASERGLDLSAWVDGMSYAGMRGVLHPYVRVTDMILAIAVTAVVAVLMAIYPAWKASRMNPTTALRHV, from the coding sequence GTGTTGCTTTCCAAAATGCTGTGGCTGACCGCATGGCGGAACCTGTGGCGTAATAAACGCCGCACGCTTATTCTGCTTGCCGCTATCGTTGTCGGTTTGCTCGGGGTGATTTTTTACATCGCCCTGGTCAACGCCTGGTGGGGGCAGTCGGTCGAAAACGCCGTGGCGATCCTCACCGGCCACGTGCAGGTGCAGGCGCCGGGCTACCACGAAAATCCGCAACTGAAGCGGAACATCGCCATCGATCCCGCCCTGCGGCCGAAAATCATGAACATCGACCACGTCGCCGGCGCCGCGGCCCGCATCAAAACGATGATTCTGGTTTCTAACTCTGAGAAATCCGAAATGGCGCAGCTTATCGCCACCGAGCCCGGCCACGAACCGCAAGTTTCGATGATCCCGAATTCGATCGTCGAGGGGCGATGGCTCACCAGTAAGGACGAACGCAAGATCGTCATCGGCCGGACGATGGCCGAACGCTTCAAAACTAAACTCAACCGGCGGATGATCGTGCGCGCCACGGCGCCCAGCGGCGAGGTCGTCGACCAAGTCTTTCGTATCGTAGGCATCTACGACACGGGCCTAAAGAGCTTCGACAAAAGCGCGGTGTACGTGCGCCTGAACGATGCTCAAACGATGTTCGGCATGGAAAACCGCGCCACCGAATGGGTCGTGGCCACCCAACTGCCCGATCACGCCGTAGAGGTGGCCGCCTTGGTCGGCGGGCTCGTGCCCCCGAAAGAAACCGTCGTAACCACCTGGATGGACCTGAACCCGCTGGTGGTCAAAACCATGGAGCTATCCCAGTTCTTCATGTGGTTCTTCAACATGTTCTTCTACCTGGCCATGGCGTTCGGCGTGGCAAACACGATGCTGATGAGCGTGCTGGAGCGCACCAAGGAAATCGGCATGATGCTCGCGCTGGGAGTGAAGCGCTCGATGATCCTCACCGTGATTCTTCTCGAAGCCCTTTTACTGGCGTGTGTGGCGGGCATCGTCGGCGGCGCGCTGGGCGGCGGTTTGGTCGGGTGGGCGAGCGAACGCGGCCTGGATCTCTCGGCGTGGGTCGATGGGATGAGCTATGCGGGCATGCGCGGCGTACTGCATCCATACGTGCGAGTCACCGACATGATTCTGGCCATCGCCGTCACCGCCGTCGTGGCGGTCTTGATGGCCATCTACCCGGCATGGAAAGCGAGTCGAATGAATCCAACCACCGCCCTGCGGCATGTGTGA